A window from Telopea speciosissima isolate NSW1024214 ecotype Mountain lineage chromosome 8, Tspe_v1, whole genome shotgun sequence encodes these proteins:
- the LOC122672606 gene encoding chaperone protein dnaJ 49-like yields MDGNKDEALKCLKIGREALEVGDRIRAMKFISKARRLDPTLPVDDFLSKLEGESGDPPAPNSPPPNGVPQDEANSSSKFSVNSSVRHRVPSYGSSSISPKSYTEEQISIVREIKKKKDYYRILGLEKECSVEDVRKAYRKLSLKVHPDKNKAPGAEEAFKVVSKAFQCLSDEKSRKRYDVVGSDETVYDRPAARRGPQDFNGFYEADIDAEEIFRNFFFGGMPRATTQFRGFTFGTGMAPSVRMADHGSGNFNIRALLQLLPILLVLLLNFLPSSDPIYALSRSDPYEHRFVTQKGINYFVKTAKFDQEYPHNSPERVKIEQEIERAYISSLAQYCQVELQRHQWGLTIETPYCDRLREIQSMA; encoded by the coding sequence ATGGACGGGAACAAAGACGAGGCTCTGAAATGCCTGAAAATTGGACGAGAAGCTCTGGAAGTCGGCGATCGTATTCGTGCAATGAAATTTATCTCGAAAGCTCGCCGCCTCGATCCAACCCTTCCTGTCGATGACTTCTTGTCGAAGCTAGAAGGTGAATCTGGTGATCCTCCGGCTCCGAATTCACCCCCACCAAATGGTGTTCCCCAGGACGAAGCGAACTCTTCTAGCAAGTTTTCGGTTAATTCTTCTGTTAGGCACAGAGTTCCATCATATGGATCTTCGTCGATTTCTCCTAAGTCTTACACAGAGGAGCAGATCTCGATCGTCAGagagataaagaagaagaaggattacTATAGAATTTTGGGGCTAGAAAAGGAATGCTCTGTTGAAGACGTCAGGAAGGCATATCGGAAACTGTCTCTGAAAGTCCATCCTGATAAAAACAAAGCTCCTGGTGCTGAGGAAGCATTTAAGGTGGTTTCGAAAGCATTTCAGTGCCTTAGTGACGAAAAGAGCAGGAAAAGGTATGACGTTGTTGGCTCTGATGAAACCGTATATGATAGACCCGCAGCTAGGCGTGGACCACAAGATTTCAATGGTTTCTATGAGGCAGACATCGATGCTGAAGAGATTTTCAGGAACTTCTTCTTTGGTGGGATGCCTCGGGCAACCACCCAGTTTCGTGGGTTTACTTTTGGTACTGGCATGGCACCAAGTGTACGAATGGCTGATCATGGCTCGGGCAACTTCAATATCCGGGCACTTCTTCAGTTACTGCCCATCCTTCTTGTGCTTCTGCTGAATTTCCTACCATCTTCAGACCCCATTTATGCTCTTTCTAGGTCTGACCCTTATGAACACCGGTTTGTTACTCAAAAGGGTATCAATTATTTTGTTAAGACGGCAAAATTTGATCAAGAGTACCCTCATAATAGCCCTGAACGTGTGAAAATAGAACAAGAAATCGAGAGAGCCTACATTTCGAGTCTTGCACAATATTGCCAGGTTGAGTTGCAGCGGCATCAGTGGGGTCTCACGATTGAGACACCATATTGTGACAGGTTAAGAGAGATTCAGTCAATGGCTTGA